In a genomic window of Flavobacteriales bacterium:
- a CDS encoding glycosyltransferase family 4 protein, with the protein MRIAVNTRLLLAEKLEGIGWFTHETMRRIVLAHPEHEFLFLFDRAFDKRFVYAPNVTPVVMRPPTRHPLLYRLWFDLLLPRKLKALGADAFISPDGFLALRSNVPALAVIHDLNFEHYPEDLPKRYSLYYRSYFPRFARHASRIATVSEFSRRDIAARYEVDEGRIDVVYNGVGEVFSPLSDEQKPAARGRFAEGHPYFICVGSLHPRKNIARLLLAFDRFVTEHPCDARLLIVGERFWWDDRMQYAFTSMKHGDRVRFTGRLDQEALHQALGGAQALAFVSYFEGFGIPVAEAMRCGVPVVAAEATCLPEIAGDAAHYCDPFSVADISRALFDVWSDPVRCDQLRAAGVKRAQRYSWDKAAAALWTSFERMCRDAGLDPNGKR; encoded by the coding sequence ATGCGCATCGCCGTCAACACCCGACTGTTGCTCGCGGAAAAGCTCGAAGGCATCGGGTGGTTCACGCATGAGACCATGAGGCGCATCGTGCTGGCGCATCCGGAGCACGAGTTCCTCTTCCTCTTCGATCGGGCCTTCGACAAGCGGTTCGTGTACGCCCCGAACGTGACGCCGGTGGTGATGCGCCCGCCCACGCGGCATCCGCTGCTCTACCGGCTCTGGTTCGATCTGCTCCTGCCGCGCAAGCTGAAGGCCCTCGGCGCCGACGCCTTCATCAGCCCCGATGGCTTCCTCGCGCTGCGCAGCAATGTGCCCGCGCTTGCCGTCATCCACGACCTCAACTTCGAGCATTATCCCGAGGACCTGCCCAAGCGCTATAGCCTGTATTACCGCTCCTACTTCCCGCGCTTCGCGCGCCACGCCTCGCGGATCGCAACGGTGAGCGAGTTCAGCCGCCGCGACATCGCAGCTCGCTACGAGGTGGACGAGGGCCGGATCGACGTGGTGTACAACGGCGTGGGCGAAGTGTTCAGCCCGCTGAGCGATGAGCAGAAGCCAGCTGCGCGCGGTCGCTTCGCCGAGGGCCATCCGTACTTCATCTGCGTGGGGTCCTTGCATCCGCGCAAGAACATCGCGCGCCTGCTGCTCGCCTTCGATCGCTTCGTGACCGAGCACCCCTGCGATGCCCGCTTACTCATCGTGGGCGAGCGGTTCTGGTGGGATGATCGCATGCAATACGCGTTCACCAGCATGAAGCACGGCGACCGCGTGCGGTTCACAGGCCGCTTGGATCAGGAAGCGCTGCACCAGGCGCTGGGCGGTGCGCAGGCCCTGGCCTTCGTAAGCTATTTCGAGGGCTTCGGCATCCCGGTGGCCGAGGCCATGCGCTGTGGTGTGCCCGTGGTGGCCGCGGAGGCGACCTGCCTGCCCGAGATCGCTGGAGATGCCGCGCATTACTGCGATCCCTTCAGCGTGGCCGACATCAGCCGCGCCCTTTTCGATGTTTGGAGCGATCCAGTGCGCTGCGACCAGCTCCGTGCGGCGGGGGTGAAACGCGCGCAGCGCTACTCTTGGGACAAGGCCGCGGCCGCCCTGTGGACGAGCTTCGAGCGGATGTGCAGGGATGCTGGGCTCGATCCGAACGGCAAGCGTTGA
- a CDS encoding ribonuclease HII — protein MALAAYLEQGRVEAGCDEAGRGCLAGPVVAAAVILPPRVRLPGLDDSKKLSEAARGALRPMIEERALAWAVAAVGPGEIDSINILRASFLAMHRAIDALKQRPDHLLIDGNRFAAYPGIAHSCLVRGDGRFRSIAAASVLAKTHRDALMRELHHEDPRYGWAINKGYPTPDHRAAIALHGACEHHRRSFRLLSDQPVLF, from the coding sequence ATGGCGCTGGCTGCATACCTCGAGCAAGGCCGCGTTGAAGCCGGCTGCGATGAGGCCGGTCGCGGTTGCCTCGCCGGCCCCGTGGTGGCGGCGGCCGTGATACTCCCGCCGCGCGTTCGCCTCCCGGGCCTGGACGATAGCAAGAAGCTGAGCGAGGCAGCCCGCGGGGCGCTGCGCCCCATGATCGAGGAACGCGCATTGGCTTGGGCCGTCGCGGCGGTTGGGCCGGGAGAGATCGACTCGATCAACATCCTGCGCGCTTCGTTCCTTGCCATGCACCGCGCCATCGATGCCTTGAAGCAGCGGCCTGATCATCTCCTGATCGACGGCAATCGCTTCGCTGCCTATCCCGGAATCGCCCATAGCTGCCTGGTCAGAGGAGATGGGCGCTTCCGCAGCATCGCAGCAGCGAGCGTGCTGGCCAAAACGCACCGTGATGCGCTCATGCGTGAGCTGCACCATGAGGATCCGCGATACGGCTGGGCCATCAATAAGGGCTATCCGACCCCCGATCATCGCGCGGCCATCGCGTTGCACGGCGCGTGCGAGCATCATCGGCGCTCATTCCGCTTGTTGAGCGACCAGCCTGTGCTCTTCTGA
- a CDS encoding TrkA family potassium uptake protein: MKIAVFGLGNFGKHLSIKLTGMGHEVIAIDHDMDKVEAIKSEVSYAVCLESNDPQAMSTLPLNDVDAAVVAIGENEGANIMTTALLVNLKLKRVISRAINPLHEMVLNSMGVTDIVHPEEKAAEGLARKLNLRRLVDQFELPGGFIIAEIVVPDKFVGKPLNQIVELRQRQLGLVTVLRKESEKSFLGRRAIKLGALGVMDPDFVPEKGDILVLFGTKEEVVRFTGEND; encoded by the coding sequence ATGAAGATCGCAGTGTTCGGCCTCGGCAATTTCGGCAAGCACCTCTCCATCAAGCTCACGGGCATGGGCCACGAGGTGATCGCCATCGACCACGACATGGACAAGGTGGAGGCGATCAAGAGTGAAGTGAGCTACGCGGTCTGCCTGGAGAGCAACGACCCGCAGGCCATGAGCACCTTGCCGCTCAACGATGTCGATGCCGCCGTGGTGGCCATTGGCGAGAATGAGGGCGCCAACATCATGACCACCGCCCTGCTGGTGAACCTGAAGCTGAAGCGCGTGATCAGCCGGGCGATCAATCCGCTTCACGAGATGGTGCTCAATTCCATGGGCGTCACCGATATCGTTCACCCGGAGGAGAAAGCGGCCGAGGGCCTCGCGCGCAAGCTGAACCTGCGCCGCCTTGTGGATCAGTTCGAATTGCCCGGCGGCTTCATCATCGCCGAGATCGTGGTGCCCGACAAATTCGTGGGCAAGCCCTTGAACCAGATCGTGGAGCTGCGCCAGCGCCAACTGGGCCTGGTCACCGTGCTGCGGAAGGAGAGCGAGAAGAGCTTCCTCGGCCGCCGCGCCATCAAGCTCGGTGCGCTGGGCGTCATGGATCCGGACTTCGTGCCCGAGAAAGGCGACATCCTCGTGCTCTTCGGCACCAAGGAAGAGGTGGTGCGGTTCACCGGGGAGAATGACTGA
- a CDS encoding group III truncated hemoglobin, with amino-acid sequence MKHDIRTAEDIDQLVRSFYQRSRPDALIGHFFTHLDWDLHIPRIVSFWRMVLLGDREYQGDPMTAHVQLAREQPLSKAHFERWLLHWDAAADGLFAGPKADEAKQRARTIAAVMAHKVGAL; translated from the coding sequence ATGAAGCACGACATCCGCACGGCTGAAGACATCGACCAGCTCGTGCGGTCGTTCTACCAGCGCTCGCGGCCCGATGCGCTGATCGGCCACTTCTTCACGCACCTGGATTGGGACCTTCACATCCCGCGCATCGTTTCGTTCTGGCGCATGGTGCTGCTCGGCGACCGTGAATACCAAGGCGACCCGATGACCGCGCACGTCCAGCTTGCCCGGGAGCAGCCCCTGTCGAAGGCCCACTTCGAGCGTTGGCTCCTTCATTGGGACGCCGCAGCAGATGGACTCTTCGCAGGCCCGAAGGCCGATGAGGCCAAACAACGCGCGCGCACCATTGCGGCGGTGATGGCCCACAAGGTGGGTGCGCTGTGA